From the genome of Pieris rapae chromosome 5, ilPieRapa1.1, whole genome shotgun sequence, one region includes:
- the LOC111003620 gene encoding heterogeneous nuclear ribonucleoprotein 27C isoform X10, producing MRMNPDMDDDEKGKLFVGGLSWETSQENLQRYFSRYGDVIDCVVMKNSESGRSRGFGFVTFAEPSLVNIVLQNGPHQLDGRTIDPKPCNPRTLQKPKRGGGYPKVFLGGLPSNITETDLRVFFGRYGKVMEVVIMYDQEKKKSRGFGFLSFEDEMSVERVTQEHFINLNGKQVEIKRAEPRDGSGKLGSGGSGMGGGGMGGAPGDAPAAGQWGPPQAPMNMIQGHNGQMGGPPINMPMAGPNIMQGYQGWGTSGQTSYASYGAAGGGAGPGNYQGWGAPPGPQAPPHAPAWPATNNYTQHAQPPAQGYGSYANYSSAPAGASAGGSWTNWNMPQNSNSTGSAGSYVPLSEGGEMYGRGGGAGAGGAAPALAGALSSAALSKSSSADYSTYQQYPPAYQQDQVH from the exons ATGCGTATGAATCCAGACATGGACGATGATGAGAAGGG AAAACTGTTTGTTGGTGGGCTATCATGGGAGACATCGCAGGAGAATCTCCAGCGCTACTTTTCACGTTATGGTGACGTGATTGACTGTGTGGTGATGAAGAATAGTGAGTCTGGCCGCTCCAGAGGTTTCGGTTTTGTGACTTTTGCTGAGCCATCACTTGTTAATATTGTCTTGCAAAATGGCCCTCATCAGCTTGATGGCAG GACAATCGACCCGAAGCCATGCAATCCACGCACGCTTCAGAAGCCCAAACGTGGGGGTGGCTATCCCAAGGTGTTCCTTGGGGGTCTGCCTTCGAACATTACTGAGACCGATTTGAGAGTTTTCTTCGGAAGATACGGAAAGGTCATGGAAGTCGTAATCATGTACGACCAGGAAAAGAAGAAGTCCAGAG GTTTTGGTTTCCTGTCATTCGAAGATGAGATGTCTGTAGAACGTGTGACTCAGGAACATTTCATCAACCTTAATGGAAAGCAG GTGGAAATTAAGCGCGCCGAGCCCCGTGATGGGTCTGGAAAATTGGGTAGTGGCGGTAGCGGTATGGGTGGCGGTGGTATGGGCGGAGCCCCCGGGGACGCGCCCGCTGCAGGCCAATGGGGACCGCCTCAAGCCCCAATGAATATGATCCAGGGCCACAATGGACAGATGGGTGGTCCACCCATCAACATGCCTATGGCTGGACCGAATATTATGCAAgg ATACCAGGGCTGGGGGACATCAGGGCAGACTTCGTACGCGTCGTACGGCGCAGCCGGTGGAGGTGCGGGCCCCGGCAACTACCAGGGCTGGGGCGCTCCGCCCGGGCCCCAGGCCCCGCCGCACGCGCCCGCCTGGCCTGCCACTAACAACTACACGCAGCACGCGCAGCCGCCGGCTCAGGGCTACGGCAGTTAcg CGAACTACAGCTCGGCGCCGGCGGGCGCGTCCGCGGGCGGCAGCTGGACCAACTGGAACATGCCGCAGAACTCCAACTCGACCGGCTCCG CAGGCTCGTACGTGCCGCTGTCCGAGGGCGGCGAGATGTACGGACGCGGCGGAGGCGCCGGGGCCGGAGGGGCCGCGCCCGCGTTGGCCGGGGCGCTCTCGTCTGCGGCTCTCAGCAAGTCTTCGTCGGCCGACTACAGCACTTACCAACAGTACCCGCCGGCTTACCAGCAGGACCAG GTTcattaa
- the LOC111003620 gene encoding heterogeneous nuclear ribonucleoprotein 27C isoform X7 → MRMNPDMDDDEKGKLFVGGLSWETSQENLQRYFSRYGDVIDCVVMKNSESGRSRGFGFVTFAEPSLVNIVLQNGPHQLDGRTIDPKPCNPRTLQKPKRGGGYPKVFLGGLPSNITETDLRVFFGRYGKVMEVVIMYDQEKKKSRGFGFLSFEDEMSVERVTQEHFINLNGKQVEIKRAEPRDGSGKLGSGGSGMGGGGMGGAPGDAPAAGQWGPPQAPMNMIQGHNGQMGGPPINMPMAGPNIMQGYQGWGTSGQTSYASYGAAGGGAGPGNYQGWGAPPGPQAPPHAPAWPATNNYTQHAQPPAQGYGSYGSYVPLSEGGEMYGRGGGAGAGGAAPALAGALSSAALSKSSSADYSTYQQYPPAYQQDQGSSYGGASRAYSAGGEYHSGAAQPPGLCIGDDYEYTGGSGDGYQKTSKRSYHGSSGAASASSYHPYRR, encoded by the exons ATGCGTATGAATCCAGACATGGACGATGATGAGAAGGG AAAACTGTTTGTTGGTGGGCTATCATGGGAGACATCGCAGGAGAATCTCCAGCGCTACTTTTCACGTTATGGTGACGTGATTGACTGTGTGGTGATGAAGAATAGTGAGTCTGGCCGCTCCAGAGGTTTCGGTTTTGTGACTTTTGCTGAGCCATCACTTGTTAATATTGTCTTGCAAAATGGCCCTCATCAGCTTGATGGCAG GACAATCGACCCGAAGCCATGCAATCCACGCACGCTTCAGAAGCCCAAACGTGGGGGTGGCTATCCCAAGGTGTTCCTTGGGGGTCTGCCTTCGAACATTACTGAGACCGATTTGAGAGTTTTCTTCGGAAGATACGGAAAGGTCATGGAAGTCGTAATCATGTACGACCAGGAAAAGAAGAAGTCCAGAG GTTTTGGTTTCCTGTCATTCGAAGATGAGATGTCTGTAGAACGTGTGACTCAGGAACATTTCATCAACCTTAATGGAAAGCAG GTGGAAATTAAGCGCGCCGAGCCCCGTGATGGGTCTGGAAAATTGGGTAGTGGCGGTAGCGGTATGGGTGGCGGTGGTATGGGCGGAGCCCCCGGGGACGCGCCCGCTGCAGGCCAATGGGGACCGCCTCAAGCCCCAATGAATATGATCCAGGGCCACAATGGACAGATGGGTGGTCCACCCATCAACATGCCTATGGCTGGACCGAATATTATGCAAgg ATACCAGGGCTGGGGGACATCAGGGCAGACTTCGTACGCGTCGTACGGCGCAGCCGGTGGAGGTGCGGGCCCCGGCAACTACCAGGGCTGGGGCGCTCCGCCCGGGCCCCAGGCCCCGCCGCACGCGCCCGCCTGGCCTGCCACTAACAACTACACGCAGCACGCGCAGCCGCCGGCTCAGGGCTACGGCAGTTAcg GCTCGTACGTGCCGCTGTCCGAGGGCGGCGAGATGTACGGACGCGGCGGAGGCGCCGGGGCCGGAGGGGCCGCGCCCGCGTTGGCCGGGGCGCTCTCGTCTGCGGCTCTCAGCAAGTCTTCGTCGGCCGACTACAGCACTTACCAACAGTACCCGCCGGCTTACCAGCAGGACCAG GGCTCGTCGTACGGCGGCGCTTCTCGGGCCTACAGCGCGGGCGGCGAGTACCACTCGGGCGCCGCGCAGCCGCCAG